One region of Bacillus zhangzhouensis genomic DNA includes:
- a CDS encoding HAMP domain-containing histidine kinase → MKNKPLAFQIWVVISGILLTISIVLIILFSNTLRDFFTNEIYKNIENEQQVLTEYPLNRDGSPKSTPENRSVQHILIPSDELDQMAQFFPHAFIEKIQSFVKKQKSATKRYSEEVNGQHIFFVIKKVSSGNTPYILLSYAPDSYRDDLSFTLFKQLIFILGTVILLSWIPSIWLARYLSRPIVAFEKHVKRIAQEDWDDPVIVDRQDEIGKLGYTIEEMRQKLIQKDETERTLLQNISHDLKTPVMVIRGYTQSIKDGIFPKGNLEQTVEVIEGEAEKLEKKIKDLLYLTKLDYLSKQHPAHSSFLLSNTMLEVVDRIRWSKNELQWNVDLDDEAALEGDPEQWSKLFENVLENQLRYAKSKIDIQMKQEEDQIFIVIRNDGPPIEEHMLTNLYEPFSKGKKGEFGIGLSIVKRILSMHQASISIENDDLGVRYTIMVPKKRL, encoded by the coding sequence ATGAAGAACAAACCGCTCGCTTTTCAAATTTGGGTTGTGATCTCTGGCATTTTGCTCACCATTTCCATTGTCCTGATCATTCTATTTTCTAATACATTACGTGACTTCTTCACAAATGAAATTTATAAAAATATCGAAAATGAACAGCAAGTGCTGACAGAATATCCATTAAACCGAGACGGCTCGCCAAAGTCGACACCGGAAAACCGCTCCGTGCAGCACATTTTGATTCCGTCAGATGAATTAGATCAAATGGCGCAGTTTTTTCCGCATGCGTTTATTGAGAAAATCCAATCGTTTGTGAAAAAACAAAAAAGCGCAACGAAACGGTATTCTGAAGAGGTGAACGGCCAGCATATCTTTTTTGTCATCAAAAAGGTATCATCAGGCAATACACCATATATTCTTCTGTCCTATGCACCAGATTCTTATCGAGATGACCTGTCCTTTACGCTGTTTAAACAGCTGATCTTTATCTTAGGCACCGTTATTTTATTAAGCTGGATTCCATCGATTTGGCTTGCTCGCTATTTATCCCGACCAATCGTTGCGTTTGAAAAGCACGTAAAGCGGATTGCACAAGAGGACTGGGACGACCCTGTCATCGTTGACCGGCAAGATGAAATCGGCAAGCTTGGTTATACCATTGAAGAAATGAGACAAAAACTCATTCAAAAGGATGAAACAGAACGGACACTTTTGCAGAATATTTCACATGACTTAAAGACACCTGTCATGGTCATCCGGGGCTACACGCAGTCCATTAAAGATGGTATTTTTCCTAAGGGAAATCTTGAACAAACGGTGGAAGTCATTGAAGGTGAAGCGGAAAAGCTTGAGAAGAAAATCAAGGATTTGCTGTACTTAACAAAGCTTGATTATTTATCTAAACAACATCCCGCACATTCTTCCTTCCTACTCAGTAATACGATGCTTGAAGTGGTCGACCGAATACGCTGGTCAAAAAATGAATTGCAGTGGAACGTGGACTTAGATGATGAGGCTGCTCTTGAAGGCGATCCAGAACAATGGAGCAAATTATTTGAGAATGTACTAGAAAATCAACTTCGCTACGCAAAAAGTAAGATCGATATTCAGATGAAACAGGAAGAGGATCAAATTTTCATTGTTATTCGTAATGACGGTCCTCCAATTGAAGAACATATGCTAACCAACCTATACGAACCTTTTAGTAAGGGGAAAAAGGGCGAATTTGGAATTGGATTAAGCATTGTCAAAAGAATCCTTTCCATGCATCAAGCGTCCATATCTATTGAAAACGATGATCTAGGTGTACGTTATACAATCATGGTTCCAAAGAAGAGACTGTAG
- a CDS encoding TetR/AcrR family transcriptional regulator, with the protein MKKKEKMIIEAGMKLFASKGYNTTSVQEIADECHMSKGAFYLYFKSKEALLISILHYYYDKVFTRIHEVQTEGGTPKEAYRKQLTVYYDNILQQKDFIKMQLSDRALPLNEETQQLAKKIRLATIQLHIDNIKQVYGDAALPYMADLCLAIEGMSHVYFELAILYDFQLEAEELATTMIHRIDDLMGGMMKRNDLPLISVDQASDWFGPIYERSFDPLTESLLKELRESAESHYEVKDEPELFEALGILENELNKQKPRQVIVKGMLYQLKLYAPLQSNSESLLRILKEDHL; encoded by the coding sequence TTGAAAAAGAAAGAAAAAATGATCATTGAGGCTGGCATGAAATTATTTGCCAGCAAAGGCTACAACACAACGTCTGTTCAGGAAATTGCGGATGAATGCCACATGTCAAAGGGTGCTTTTTATCTTTATTTTAAATCAAAGGAAGCACTGCTCATTTCGATCCTTCATTACTATTACGATAAGGTATTTACCCGGATTCATGAGGTTCAAACAGAGGGCGGCACACCAAAAGAAGCCTACCGCAAACAGCTCACTGTCTATTACGATAATATTTTGCAGCAAAAGGATTTTATTAAAATGCAGCTGAGCGATCGAGCGCTTCCACTGAATGAAGAAACGCAGCAGCTCGCAAAAAAAATTAGGCTTGCGACCATCCAGCTTCACATCGATAACATTAAACAAGTGTATGGAGACGCTGCTCTTCCTTATATGGCTGATTTATGTTTGGCGATTGAGGGCATGAGCCATGTTTATTTCGAGCTTGCGATTTTATATGATTTTCAGCTGGAAGCAGAAGAACTTGCCACAACCATGATTCATCGTATCGATGATTTGATGGGCGGTATGATGAAGCGAAATGATCTTCCTCTCATCTCTGTAGATCAAGCGAGCGATTGGTTTGGTCCGATTTATGAACGGTCATTCGACCCGCTCACAGAATCTCTTTTAAAGGAATTAAGAGAGAGTGCTGAATCACACTATGAAGTGAAGGACGAACCTGAGTTATTTGAAGCGCTTGGCATTCTAGAAAATGAATTAAACAAACAAAAACCACGACAAGTCATCGTCAAAGGCATGCTGTACCAATTGAAATTATACGCACCGCTTCAAAGCAACTCTGAGTCACTTTTGCGTATTTTGAAAGAGGATCATTTGTAA